Proteins from a single region of Candidatus Woesearchaeota archaeon:
- a CDS encoding ankyrin repeat domain-containing protein — protein MSEKTSGKPELDLQTVAQKLGVNFDMDKLLVTASQKGEFDCVEFLVKNGADVHAALMFMHQVMAILRLSVSLRTTLSRF, from the coding sequence ATGAGTGAAAAGACTTCTGGAAAGCCTGAACTCGATTTGCAAACTGTTGCGCAGAAGTTGGGTGTTAATTTCGATATGGATAAACTTTTAGTTACTGCATCTCAAAAAGGCGAATTTGACTGTGTGGAGTTTTTGGTAAAGAATGGCGCTGATGTTCATGCGGCGCTGATGTTCATGCACCAGGTGATGGCCATCTTGAGGTTGTCCGTTTCCTTAAGAACAACTTTAAGTAGATTTTAA
- a CDS encoding ankyrin repeat domain-containing protein yields MHGPQTENKSRYKRMISPLGFVILFLLLFVFGILFVLGFIGDSNHKQTNQILADSQTSEAFENGTSELESFSNLMNSFEISELNEIINKKDYSNANRVNLNGVTPLMVAAYFGKEQVLVSFLARGADENARDRYGHTPLMYAVCSPKSIFLGPNLAATLVSVGARIDEQDFSEYTALMYACIIGNTPAAKLLLENGANPHLSGRGKVTAFSLATSHSNFAILELLKSYF; encoded by the coding sequence ATGCATGGCCCACAGACAGAAAATAAATCTAGGTATAAGAGGATGATAAGCCCATTAGGATTCGTTATTTTATTTCTTTTATTATTTGTGTTTGGGATTCTATTTGTTTTGGGGTTTATTGGAGACTCTAATCATAAGCAGACCAACCAAATTTTGGCCGATTCGCAAACAAGTGAAGCATTTGAAAATGGAACATCTGAACTGGAATCTTTTAGTAATTTGATGAATTCATTTGAGATATCTGAATTAAACGAGATTATCAATAAAAAAGATTATTCGAATGCAAATAGGGTGAATCTGAATGGTGTTACGCCTTTAATGGTGGCGGCCTATTTCGGGAAAGAGCAAGTCCTTGTCTCATTTTTGGCCCGTGGCGCTGATGAAAATGCCAGAGATAGATACGGGCATACTCCACTTATGTATGCAGTTTGTTCGCCTAAATCTATTTTTTTAGGTCCTAATCTTGCTGCAACTCTTGTGTCGGTTGGCGCAAGAATTGATGAGCAGGATTTTAGCGAATATACTGCTTTGATGTATGCCTGTATCATAGGCAACACACCCGCTGCAAAACTTTTGCTTGAAAACGGGGCAAATCCGCATCTTTCAGGGCGCGGCAAGGTTACGGCTTTTTCTCTTGCAACTTCCCATAGTAATTTTGCAATACTTGAACTTTTAAAGTCTTATTTTTAA